In a genomic window of Flavobacterium sp. KACC 22761:
- a CDS encoding stage II sporulation protein M, whose protein sequence is MREIAFIKQNKEKWLEFELAIFGKAKKNPDELANLYIQMMNDLSYAQTYYPKSKTVIYLNHLASQIYQKIYKTKRTEKNRVLEFFVTEVPLLVYQYRRYLIYAFILFFVTVAIGVISAKYDPNFVRLILGDDYVNQTLENIKKGNPMAVYGSGSNWGSFISITVNNLFVGAKCYFFGIIAGIGTFYISMQNSIMLGSFQYFFYEQGVFWKSVRGIWIHGAMEIFGIVIETACGFMLGASILFPKTFSRLNSFKIGFKNSFKIYLSTFPFTIAAGFLEGYITRYSIDMPNWLSGFIILFTLGIISFYYLVYPFIVHKKTQQLPA, encoded by the coding sequence ATGAGAGAAATCGCCTTCATAAAACAAAATAAAGAAAAATGGCTGGAATTTGAGCTAGCTATTTTTGGTAAAGCTAAAAAAAATCCTGACGAATTAGCTAATTTGTACATTCAAATGATGAATGATTTGTCGTATGCACAAACGTATTATCCTAAAAGTAAAACTGTAATTTACTTAAATCACCTTGCATCGCAGATTTATCAAAAGATTTACAAAACCAAGAGAACCGAAAAAAACAGAGTTCTCGAGTTTTTTGTAACCGAAGTTCCATTATTGGTCTATCAATACAGGCGTTATTTGATTTATGCCTTTATCTTATTTTTTGTAACTGTTGCTATCGGAGTGATTTCTGCAAAATATGACCCAAATTTTGTTCGTCTTATTCTTGGCGATGATTATGTCAATCAAACTTTAGAAAACATTAAAAAAGGAAATCCAATGGCTGTTTACGGTTCTGGAAGCAATTGGGGAAGTTTTATTTCCATCACAGTAAACAATCTTTTTGTGGGTGCAAAATGCTACTTTTTTGGAATTATTGCCGGAATTGGAACTTTTTACATTAGCATGCAGAATTCAATTATGTTGGGTTCTTTTCAATATTTCTTTTATGAGCAAGGCGTTTTCTGGAAAAGTGTTAGAGGGATTTGGATTCACGGAGCGATGGAAATCTTCGGAATTGTAATCGAAACTGCCTGCGGATTTATGTTAGGTGCTTCTATTTTGTTTCCAAAGACGTTTTCAAGACTTAATTCGTTTAAAATTGGCTTCAAAAATAGTTTCAAAATTTATTTAAGTACATTTCCTTTTACCATTGCAGCAGGTTTTTTAGAAGGTTATATTACAAGATATTCTATTGATATGCCAAATTGGCTAAGTGGTTTTATTATATTATTTACCTTAGGAATAATTTCATTTTATTAT
- a CDS encoding RDD family protein encodes MSELSINTTQNVKINFISASVGERLGAYFIDLGVKIAYILVVWFVFFSWLKLGLIIDNLDSWSERAIVLLFGIPLIFYSLALESFFEGQSIGKILVKIKVVKIDGYQAGFGDYLIRWFFGTVDFFIPPFYGLVALITAISNSKTQRLGDMAAGTAVITLKNKIDISHTILEDIGTAYVPTYPLVIKLSDNDMRIIKETFKKAAAKNDFEIIGKLVAKIESVTGIKNQSGNNSDFIRVVLKDYNFYTQNM; translated from the coding sequence ATGTCAGAATTATCTATTAACACAACACAAAATGTCAAAATAAATTTTATATCGGCTTCGGTAGGAGAGCGGTTAGGTGCTTATTTTATTGATTTAGGAGTCAAAATTGCCTACATTTTGGTGGTGTGGTTTGTCTTTTTTAGTTGGTTGAAACTGGGCCTTATAATAGATAATTTAGACAGTTGGTCAGAAAGAGCTATTGTGTTATTGTTTGGTATTCCACTTATATTTTATTCCCTTGCTTTAGAAAGTTTTTTTGAGGGACAATCGATCGGAAAAATATTGGTGAAGATAAAAGTCGTTAAAATTGATGGCTATCAAGCGGGATTTGGCGATTATTTAATTCGCTGGTTTTTTGGAACAGTTGACTTTTTTATTCCGCCATTTTATGGGTTGGTGGCACTGATTACCGCGATTTCAAATAGTAAAACGCAACGTCTTGGAGATATGGCGGCAGGAACAGCCGTAATTACACTAAAAAACAAAATCGATATTAGTCATACAATTTTAGAAGATATTGGAACAGCTTATGTGCCAACTTATCCACTGGTGATTAAATTATCGGATAATGATATGCGAATTATCAAAGAGACTTTCAAAAAAGCGGCTGCCAAAAATGATTTTGAGATTATTGGAAAATTAGTCGCCAAAATTGAAAGCGTTACCGGAATTAAAAATCAATCTGGAAACAACAGCGATTTTATTCGTGTGGTTTTGAAAGATTATAATTTCTATACGCAGAATATGTAG
- a CDS encoding PH domain-containing protein, producing MVKFKSKIDLWLVAFLILIFGFQLAHFVQVQKWVSFIFMLSVSAFIVHLFATTFYEIENDKLRIKSGFLVNSLIEIKNIKKISETFNVLSSPALSLDRLEIFYGKNNSILISPKDKNGFFEAIKKINPDVEIVLKNKQN from the coding sequence ATGGTAAAATTTAAATCTAAAATTGACCTGTGGTTGGTTGCGTTCTTAATTTTAATTTTCGGATTCCAGTTGGCACACTTCGTACAAGTTCAAAAATGGGTTAGTTTTATTTTTATGCTTTCTGTAAGTGCTTTTATTGTTCACTTGTTTGCAACTACTTTTTATGAAATAGAAAATGATAAACTTAGAATTAAATCGGGTTTTCTGGTGAACTCTTTGATTGAAATTAAAAATATAAAAAAGATTTCTGAAACTTTTAATGTTTTGAGTTCGCCAGCACTTTCGTTGGACCGACTAGAAATTTTTTATGGAAAAAACAATTCGATATTAATTTCTCCAAAAGACAAAAACGGATTTTTTGAAGCCATAAAAAAAATAAACCCGGATGTAGAAATAGTTTTAAAAAATAAGCAGAATTAA
- a CDS encoding trimeric intracellular cation channel family protein, translating to MFHILDLIGTMAFAMSGVLTAMHKKLDPFGVFIIAFVTAVGGGTLRDVLIGRTPVGWMRDMQYVYVIIIGYFLAIIFRKSFDKLRTSLFLFDTIGLGVFTLIGLERGLITGLHPVICIALGTMTACFGGVIRDILCNEIPNVFREEIYATICILGGIVFFGLRKMNLNDDILYLVTSLVIIVVRLMAVKYKWHLKAFDHK from the coding sequence ATGTTCCACATATTAGATCTTATCGGTACAATGGCTTTTGCCATGTCAGGCGTTTTAACGGCAATGCATAAAAAACTGGATCCGTTTGGGGTTTTTATTATTGCATTTGTAACGGCCGTTGGTGGCGGAACACTGCGTGATGTTTTGATTGGGCGCACTCCTGTGGGCTGGATGCGTGATATGCAGTACGTTTATGTGATTATTATTGGTTATTTTTTGGCTATAATTTTCAGAAAAAGCTTTGACAAACTTCGAACTTCTTTGTTTCTTTTTGATACAATTGGTCTTGGTGTTTTTACATTAATTGGTTTAGAAAGAGGACTTATAACAGGACTTCATCCCGTAATTTGTATTGCGTTGGGAACCATGACAGCTTGCTTTGGAGGCGTGATCAGAGATATTTTGTGCAATGAGATCCCAAATGTTTTTAGAGAAGAAATCTATGCAACAATCTGTATTTTAGGCGGAATCGTGTTTTTTGGTTTACGAAAAATGAATCTTAATGACGACATTTTATATTTGGTTACTTCATTGGTAATCATTGTAGTCCGATTGATGGCAGTAAAGTACAAATGGCACTTGAAAGCATTCGATCATAAGTAA